CGGGCCGTCGACCGTGATGGACGGGCCCTCGACCTCCCGCACCCGCGTACCGAGCCGCAGCACGATCCCGTACGCATCCAAGTGGCGGCGGATGGCGACCGCGATCTCGTCGACCGGATGCAGCCGCTCGCCGTCATGGAGGAGTTCGACCTCGATGGAGCCGAGGACACCCCGGCGGCGCCAGTGATCGCACGCGAGGAACAGCGGTTTCAGGGCCGTCTCCCGTCCCGACGCGGGTTGCTCGTGGAGGGTGAACACCGCCCGGCCCGAGGTGAGGGAGCGGATGGCGTCGCGGGTCGCCGCGAGACGATCGTCCTCGAACGTGGTGACCGCGGTGCCGCTCGTCAGCGCCTCCTCCGCGCCCGGCACCGCGTTCCAGTCGGTGACGGCACCGCAGGCGAGCACGATGTCCGCGCCGAAGAGGGCGGTGCCGTCCTCGAGCTCGACCCGGCGCTCGGCACCGTCGATGCGCGCGGCTGCCGAGCGGTGCCACGCCACCCCCTTCGGGATGAGGCGCGCCTGAGGCCGCGACAGCGAGGAGGCAGCCGCGAGGCCGGTGCCCACGTAGTTCTGCAGCGGCTTGTAGACGTGCGTGGCCGCGGGATCGACGAGCGCGACGTCCTTCGCGCCTCTCCGGCGGAGCTGGGCGGCGGCGGCGATGCCGCCGTTGCCGCCCCCGATGATCACCACGTCGTACGAATGGGGGGCCATGACCGGCACGATACGTTCCGATGGTCGATCCCGATATGGAATCGTCGGGATCCCGCGACTCTTGACAGAGCCCGGGCGGTATGCGCGCATTCGCGCCTGCGTGGATGCACCTGCTCCGTAACGCCCGTGCCGCGGGTACTTGGTCTCTGTTCGCTCCCGGCTGCGCCGGTGTTGACTCCTTGGCGTCACGCCGCAGCTTCGGGGCAGGAGCCGGCCGTCGGCGGAGAGGAGGGGTTCCGTGCGCAGGCTGCAGGAGGTCGGTCCCGTCTGGCACGCGCTGATCTGGATCGGAATCTACATCGTCGCTGTGAGCGTCGGTGACGCCGTCGGTGATGCCGTCGGCTTCCCCGGGATGACGAGCATCGTGCTGCTGGTACTCTCGGTCGTCCTCCTGCTCTACCTCCGTGCCGGCGACCGGATGGCGTTCTACGGGATCCGGCGCGTCCGACCCGGGACCGGGCGGTCGACGCTCTTCTTCTTGCCGCTGTTCGCCGTCGCGTTCGTGCAGTACGGCGAGGGGTTCGCCGACGGGCTCGACGTGCGGGACGTGTTCTTCGCGGTGCTGCTCGTGCTCGGCGTCGGATTCGTCGAGGAACTCGTCTTCCGGGGTTTTCTCCTTCAGGCGCTCAGGATGGAGGGGAGCGCCACCCGCGCGATCCTGATCTCCGGCGTCACGTTCGGCGTCGGGCACGTGGTGAATCTCCTCCGCGGAGCGACACCCGTCGAGCAGATCGTGCAGATCGTGATGGCTATCCTGGCCGGCATCGCTCTGGCCTACTGCGCGGTGCTCACCGGCAGCATCCTTCCCGGAGTCGCCTTCCACGTCCTGTTCAACCTGAGCGGCGCGCTCACCGCGGACTCGGTGCTCGGCGACACGATCAGCGCGGTGATCATCGGGGTCGTGATGATCCCCTACATCCTGTTCCTGCGGGGTCGTCTGGCCAAGGCTGGGCCCGCTGTCCCCGTCCTCAGTGCGAGGGGGAGGTGACCGCGGCCCGATCGCGGGAGCGGGGCCGGGTCGCTGTGGACCCGCGGGCGATGAGCTCCGTCGGCAACTCGATGGCGGAGTGCTCCACGACGGTGCCGTTCCCCCTGGCGGTGAGGGTGCGCACCGCTGCCGCAGCCATCTCCCGGATCGGCTGGCGGATGGTCGTCAGGGGAGGCTGCAGCCACCGCGCACCGCGGACGTCGTCGAAGCCCACCACGAGGACATCCCGGGGGATGCTGAGGCCGGCATCGGCGATCGCGGGGTAGGCGCCTGCGGCCATCTCATCGGAGCAGGCGAAGACGCCGATCGGACCCGCGCCGTCGAGACATCCGATCGCCGCGGCGCACGCCTTGCGGGCGTCTCGTCCGCTCCAGTCCGCGCTGGTGCGCACGAGTGGGGCCTGCGGGGCGAGCGCACGGAGCGTCTCGGTGAAGCCCTCGACGCGTGCGCGACCGTAGCGGTAGGAGGGCGCCCCGCCGATCACCAGGAACCGCTCGGCGCCGCGTTCCACGAGATGGCGGGCGGCCTCCGCGCCACCGGCCCGATCGGTGGTGCGCACGCTCGGCAGAGGGAGGGCCGCGTCCGACGGCGGATCGAGGAGCACCAGCGGGATCCCCGCGCTCGCCAACGCCGCCCGCTGTGCCCTGGTCGGCAGGATCAGCCCCAGGATCACCCCGGCCGTGCCGCGGGAGCGGATGCGCACCGGCCAGTCTTCGCGTGGATCGTCGCGTTCGGCGGTCAGTACGAGGTCATAGCCGAGCTGCGAGGCCGCCGTGCGTGCGCCGGCGGTCACCTCGTCCGCGTACGGGTCGTGGAAGGTGCCCAGCACCAGGTCGATCATCAGCGCGGTCCCTCCGCGCGGCCGCCCCCCGGTCCGGTCCGCGGCCGGGTAGCCGAGATCCTCCGCGACGGTACGCACCCGCGCGCGGGTGTCGGCCGCCATCTCGCCGCGCCCGCGCAGCGCCCGGGACACCGTGGAGATGCTCACGCCCGCCGCAGCCGCGATGTCGGCGAGGGTGGCGGGACGGGGGACGGACACGTCCCCGAGTTTTGCGCAAACGACGGGACGTGTCATCCCCGCGGTGGCATCGTGTTCACCCGTGACCATGTCCCATCGACGAGGAGGGGGAGACCGATGACGACGACACTCCGCGTGGCCATCATCGGGGGCGGCTTCATGGGCCGGATGCACGCCCACGCGTGGCGCACCGCGCCCCGCTTCTTCGACCTGGCGCGGAGCCCCGGGGTCGCGCTGCTCGTGGGCCGCGACGGCGACCGTGCGGCCGCGGCCGCCGCGCGGTTCGACGTCCCGGAATCGACCGACGACTGGAGAGAGGCGATCGCGCGGGACGACATCGACGTGGTCGACATCTGCACGCCGGGTGACACGCACGCCGAGATCGCGCTCGCCGCGCTCGCCGCCGGGAAGCACGTGCTGTGCGAGAAGCCGCTCGCCAACAGCGTGGCGGATGCGGACCGGATGGCGGCCGCGGCCGACGTCGCGGCGGCCCGCGGCATCGTGAGCATGTGCGGGTTCAGCTACCGGCGGACGCCGGCCCTCTCGCTCGCCCGGCGGCTGGTCGAGTCCGGCCGGATCGGACGCATCCGGCACGTGCGCGCGCAGTACCTGCAGGACTGGCTGAGCGACGCCGATGCCCCGCACACCTGGCGCCTGGACCGGGATCGGGCGGGGTCCGGTGCCCTCGGGGACATCGGAGCGCACAGCGTCGACACCGCGCAGTGGCTGACCGGCTCATGGATCACCGAGGTCTCCGCCACGGTCCGCACCTTCGTGCCGACACGACCGCGTCTGGATGAGCAGGTCGGTCTCGGTGGACGGGGGGCGGCCGATGCGCCCCGCGAGAACGTCACCGTCGACGACGCCGCGGCCTTCACCGCCACGTTCGCCGACGGCGCCCTCGGTGTCTTCGAGGCGACCCGGATGGCGACCGGGCACCGCAATGCGAACCGGATCGAGCTCAACGGCGATCGCGGATCCCTCGCGTTCGACTTCTCCGCGATGAACGAGCTGTGGTTCTACGACGCGACGCTTCCCGCCGGCGAGCAGGGGTTCCGCCGGATCGACGTCACGGAGCCCGAGCACCCCTACGCCGGGGCATGGTGGCCAGCTGGACACGGTCTCGGGTACGAGCACCTCTTCACGCATCAGATCGTGGACTTCGTGGATGCAGTGACGGGCGGGAGCCCGATCGCGCCCGACTTCGCCGAAGCGGCGCGCGTTCAGCGGGTGCTCGCCGCGGTCGAGACCAGCGCCGCCTCAGAGAGTCGACGCATTCCTGTGGAAGGAGTCCCGTCATGACCGGACGTCGTGCGCTCGTGGTCCGTGGCGGATGGGAGGGGCACCATCCGGTCGAGGCGACCGACATGTTCCTGCCGTTCCTCGAGGGTGAGGGGTTCGCGGTGCGCGTCGAGGACTCCAACGAGATCTACGCGGACCGCGCCGTCATGGATGCGACGGACCTCGTCCTGCAGAGCGTGACGATGTCGGAGATCTCCCGGGGCGCCCTGAACGGACTCCGCTCGGCCGTGGAACGCGGCACGGGGCTCGCCGGCTGGCACGGCGGGATCGCGGACTCCTATCGGGGGAGCTCCGACTACCTCCAGCTGATCGGGGGGCAGTTCGCGACGCATCCGTCGACCCACCCGGACGCGTGCCGGGGGGAGGAATCCGACAACTTCCTTCCGCACACGATCGAGATCACCGAGCTGGGCCGCAGCCATGACATCACCGCCGGCCTGGCGGACTTCCCGCTCACGACCGAGCAGTACTGGGTGCTCAGCGACGACCTCAACGACGTCCTCGCCACGACGACGCACCCCCTCCAGCCCTACCATCCGTGGCACCGCCCCACCACCTCGCCCGCGGTGTGGACACGCGCGTGGGGGCGGGGACGCGTGTTCGTGGCCACCCCGGGACACAGCCTCGACGTCCTCGCCGATCCGAACGTCCGCACCATCATCGAGAGGGGGCTGCTGTGGGCGAGCCGCACGGCATAGGCATCGTGGGCCTCGGAGTGATCTCGGGGCAGTACCTGGAGACCCTCGGGACCCATCCCGGTGTCCGCATCGCCGCGACCGCGGACCTCGATACCGCACGTGCGGCCGCCGTCGCGGAACGCTTCCCCGGATGCCGGGCGCTGTCGGTGGCGGAGCTGGTGGCGGACCCGGAGGTCCGGACCGTCCTGAACCTCACCGTCCCGGCCGCGCATGCGGACGTCGCGTCCGCCGCGATCAGAAGCGGCAAGAACGTCTTCGGGGAGAAACCCTTGGCGGCGACCCTCGCCGCGGCCCGCGCGGTGATGGCGCTGCCCGGGCCGGGATGGGTCGGCTGCGCACCGGACACCGTCCTCGGGACGGGGATCCAGACCGCACGTGCCCTCGTGGACGCGGGGGAGATCGGCCGCCCCGTCGCAGCCGTCGCGACGTGGGTCTCGCCCGGTCACGAGGCGTGGCACCCGCACCCGGACTTCTACTACCGGGAGGGCGGCGGTCCGCTCCTGGACATGGGCCCGTACTACCTCACCTCGCTGTTCCACCTGCTCGGACCGGTCGCGCGGGTGACCGGGGCCTCTTCCCGGCCGCGTGCCACGCGACGCATCGCGTCCGGTCCGCGGGCCGGAGAGGAGATCCCGGTGGAGGTCGACACGCATGTGACGGGGGTGCTGGAGCACGTGGACGGAGCCGTGTCGACGGTGACGTTCAGCTTCGACGCCGCGGCGACGGATGCTGCGCCGATAGAGGTGCACGGAGAGACCGGTTCGCTCTCCGTTCCGGATCCGAACCACTTCGCGGGGGAGGTGCGCCTGCGGCGGCCGGCAGATCAGGCCTGGACGCCCGTGGGCGCGCAGGCCGGGTACATCGATGCCGGTCGCGGCATCGGCCTCCTCGACTTCATCGGGGGAGGCCGCCGTGCGGACGGCGCCATCGCCCTGCACGTGCTCGAGATCATGACGGCCCTCATGGATTCCGCCGCGCAGGGCCGCCGGATCGACCTGTCCACGACCGCCACCCGCCCTCCGCTCGTGCCGTTGACGACACCCGCGCAGTGGAGGCGGACGGTCAGCGGGTGAGGCGGCGTCCGATGATCTCCTTCATGATCTCGGTCGTGCCGCCGAAGATGGTGGCGACGCGGGAGTCCATGTAGTCGCGGGCGACGGCGTATTCGCGCATGAAGCCGTAACCGCCGTGCAGCTGCAGCGCGCGCTGGATGACGCGCTGGTGGAGCTCGGTCGCCCACCATTTGGCCATCGCGGCGGTGACCTCGTCCAGGGCGTGGTTGGACGCATCCAGGATGCAGCGGTCGATGAAGGTCTGGGTGACCTCGATCTCGGTGGCGAGTTCGGCGAGGTAGAAGCGGTTCGCCTGGAAGTCCGCGATGCGCTGATCGAAGGCGGTGCGCTCGATGGAGTACGCGAGGGCCTGTTCGAACGTCGCACGCATGCGGGCCATCGAGGTCACGGCGATGCTGAGGCGTTCGATGGGCAGGTTGTGGCGCATGTTCCGGAAGCCCTCGCCCGCGGCGCCGAGGATGTTTCCGCGGGGGACGCGGACGTCCTGGAAGGAGAGCTCCGCGGTGTCCTGCGCGGGCAGGCCGATCTTCTTCAGCGGTCCGGTGCGGGTGAAGCCCGGGGCGTCCGCATCGACGACGAGCATGCTGATCCCGCCGCGGCCGGCATCCGGGTCCGTGCGGACCGCGACGAGGAAGAAGTCCGCGACGAGTCCGTTGGAGATGAAGGTCTTGGCACCGTTGAGGACGAGGTCGTCGCCGTCGGGCAGCGCCGTCGTCGTGATCGCCGCGAGGTCCGACCCGGTCCCGGGCTCGGTCATCGCGATGGCGCCCACCTTGTCCCCGGCGAGCATGGGTGCCAGCCAGCGCTGGTTCTGCTCGGGGGTGCCGAACTCGATGAAGTACGGCGCGACGAGGTCGTTCTCGCCGCTGATCGACATCGAGACATCGCTCGCCCCGGCTCGGGCGAATTCCTCGATGACGATCGCGTTGAACCGGAAATCGTCCACTCCGCCGCCGCCGAACTCCTCCGGCGCGGTGATGCCGATCAGCCCGGTCTCGGCCGCCTTGCGGAACAGCGCGCGGTCGACGCGGCCCTCGGCTCCCCAGGCATCGAGGTGAGGGGTCACCTCCCGCTCCACGAAGCGCCGCACGACGTCGCGGAACTCCTCGTGGGACTCGTCGAAGATCGTGCGGGGCAGAGCGACGCTGGTCATGAATCACATTGTATGAGTAGTTCAATGATTTAATCCAGCAACTAAATCGCGGACGGGTCGGGCGCGCCGCGCTACGCTGATTCCGTTGCTGATCCGCGCCCGCGTGCGGCCGACCCGAGGGGGACACCGACCATGATCGACCTGGCGACCGTGCGCCGAGCGGCCGACGCCGCCCTGTCCCGGGCTGCGGAGCTCGGGCTCTCCGTCAGCGTCGTCGTCTGCGACGATCGGGGCCACGAGGTGTTCGGGTGCCGGGGCGACGGAGCGAGCTGGCAGACCGTGGAGATCGCGCGGGCGAAAGCGCAGACGGCGGCGAGTTTCGGTCGCGACAGCGCTGCACTCGGGACCATGCGGGAGAAGTGGCCGGACGTGTTCGCCATCGCGAACGACGCCCTGCCCTTCCGTGCCACGTCGCTCGCCGGTGGCCTCGTCGTCATCCGTGACGGCCGCACGCTGGCGGCCGTCGGGGTCAGCGGAGCGCTCCCCGATCAGGATGTGGAGATCGCCGAGGCTGCTCGCGCGCTCTTCTAGCGCGGAACGGGCGGGCCCGGGTCAGGCGGCGGATCGCGACGACGCGGTCGCGCCGGCCTTCTCCAGCAGGGCGAAGTCGACGTTCAGGCCCCCGCTGGAGTTCGCGGAGTTCGCGAGGTTCTTCACGAGCACCGGGTCGAGTGCTTCGGGCTCGGGGTTGTCGAAGACGAAGCGAAGCGGAATGGACGGGTGGATCCAGAGGGTCGAGCGGCCCGGTGCTTCGTCCCCGCTGTGCGTCCAGGACAGCGTGAAGCTCTCGTTGCGGCGGAGCTTGGTCGCCAGCACGACTTTGAGGTGCGCGAGGATCCGGTCCGGAAAGGTCGCCGGCTCCGGGTCGTTCCCGTAGTAGATGTTTCCCATGATGATCGCCCCCTCTGCTGCGTGAGGTGCAGCGTCGACGACCGCGGCAGACCCGCGGTCTCTCTCGGCACGGTTGTGACCGGTGCCATCACGCTAGCAAAAAAGGTACGTAAACTTAGATAAATGAATTAAACGTTAGAAGTAATTAATAGTTCTCATCGGCACCCCCGAGGCGACGTTCTGTGGGTGAGGATGGGGGAATGGGACGGATACTCCATGGCTGACCTGCATGGGGCACTGCGGCGCTATCTGGACGCCCGGAACTCGTCGCTGACGGCAGCCCGGCAGACACTCAAGGTCAACGAGCTGGACGCGCGCGCGATCCTGTTCATCGCGGATCGTCCCGGGATCCGCCCGGGCGAGCTGCGCGACTACCTGGGTGTGACCTCGGCAGGCGTGACGACGCTGGTCGACCGCCTGGTCGAACGCGGGATCGTCCGCCGGGACGTGGACGAGGCCGATCGCCGGGTCACCCACATCACGCTCACGATCGATCTCCGCTCGGAGCCCTGGTCGGCGCTCACGCAGTTCGACCACGAATTCCAGCGCGCGCTCACGGCGCGGAACGACTCCGACAGCGCCCGGTTCTCCGAGCTGCTCGACTCGCTCACCACCGAGGTGCGTTCCGAGGGATCCTGACCCGCGCCTAACGGCGGTCGTCGCCGACGAAGGCCCGGGACTTCGTCTCCAGGAACACGCACAGCGCGGAGACCATCGACAGCTCCGTCGCCAGCCGGTGTACGTCGGCGGAACTGAGCACCTCCGGTTCGTCATAGGGCTCGAGGGTGACGACCCACTCCATCGCCCCGGGACGCTGCGGCTGCATGTAGGTGACCCGGGAACTGTTGGTCAGCTTCACGGCCACCAGCCCGGTGTCCGCGCCCTCGTCGCCGTCCTGCTGGATGACCTTCGCCGTATCCCCGATCGGGTAACCGATCCGGCGGAACTCATCCAGCCACGACTCCAGCGTGGCCATGCTTCGAAACGGCACAGTCCGCCCCCATCCGCACCCGGATCGACGCCCCGCGCGTCGTCATCGGTAATTATGCCTCCCGCGTGGACGTGCAGATGCACACGGGGACGCATGTCAACCCGGCGCCGATCCGGGCGTGCAGGCCGCAGGGTGGGAGGACCCAACGAGAGGAACCGCAGATGGCCGACACCACCCCGCACGCGCATGACCGGGACGACGCCCGTTCCGACGACGCACCGCCCACCGACGCCGTCACGGACGAGGTGAAGGAATCCGCGATCAACGCCGCGCCCGACGTGGATCCCACGCAGAGCGGGGGTGGGTCAGAGGGAACGGATGCGCCCCGGGGGTCGGAGGACGTCCCGGATGAGGGCGGCGCCGACCCCGGTACCCGCAAGGTGGACGCGGGAAGCGCGGAGGAGACGGAGATCGAGGGCGCCTCGTCCTGAGGTGACGGGGAACGCCTGCTCAGTCCTCGATCGGCTCCGCGTTCGCCTTCCCGTCGGACGAAGGGGCCCGGGCGTCCTCCCGGTCCCGCTCCTCCGGGTTCAGCTTCTCCAGGTCTGGCTCCGGTCCGGGAGCAGCGGGCGGTACATCGCGATCCGTCATGGTCGCAGTCCAGCAGATCTCCGGCCCCTCCGGCATGGACTTGACAGGACCGGGGCGACCTCCGTCACGGGCGGTCGAGCCGGGTGTGCAGTCGGGCGATGACGGCGTCGTCCACACCGACGTGAGCGAGATAACCGCGGACACCGCCGTGCGTCTGCTCCACCCATGTCAGGGCTTCAGCGAGCGCGGCCTCGGGGGAGCCGGCCAGCACCTCCAGCAGGTCCTCGGTCATCGTGATCCGGAACCGGCGGGCCTTGCGCACCATCCCCGCCGTCCACTCCCCGGCGAGGTTCGATGCGCTGGATTCGAAGTCCGCGGCCACATGCGGATAATCGATGCCGATCGCCAGGAGCGTCAGTGCGGTGACCAGGCCGGTGCGGTCCTTGCCCGCTGTGCAATGCACGACGACGGGGCCGTCGGCATCGGCGATCGCGCGGATGGCCGCGCCCACCTGCGGACCATGCTGGTCGAGGACGGTGCGGTACACGGAGCGCAGGGTGAGGGTGTCGAGATCCGACCTCCGTGCGCCCCCGCCGATCGGGATGCGGATGTA
The sequence above is a segment of the Microbacterium caowuchunii genome. Coding sequences within it:
- a CDS encoding NAD(P)/FAD-dependent oxidoreductase; amino-acid sequence: MAPHSYDVVIIGGGNGGIAAAAQLRRRGAKDVALVDPAATHVYKPLQNYVGTGLAAASSLSRPQARLIPKGVAWHRSAAARIDGAERRVELEDGTALFGADIVLACGAVTDWNAVPGAEEALTSGTAVTTFEDDRLAATRDAIRSLTSGRAVFTLHEQPASGRETALKPLFLACDHWRRRGVLGSIEVELLHDGERLHPVDEIAVAIRRHLDAYGIVLRLGTRVREVEGPSITVDGPDGSRVVRTDLLHLLPPYAAPELVRASHLDGRDTGGFAAVDPVTLQHPRHPRVWCIGDAADLGDARTGGALRHQVQTVIENIQRQRTGRSLTEYDGYTVAPIATSRRSLVFGEYLSRSHEVTRSIPLLDNLRSRPWWYVLDRHVLPQLYWHGILKGRI
- a CDS encoding CPBP family intramembrane glutamic endopeptidase; translation: MRRLQEVGPVWHALIWIGIYIVAVSVGDAVGDAVGFPGMTSIVLLVLSVVLLLYLRAGDRMAFYGIRRVRPGTGRSTLFFLPLFAVAFVQYGEGFADGLDVRDVFFAVLLVLGVGFVEELVFRGFLLQALRMEGSATRAILISGVTFGVGHVVNLLRGATPVEQIVQIVMAILAGIALAYCAVLTGSILPGVAFHVLFNLSGALTADSVLGDTISAVIIGVVMIPYILFLRGRLAKAGPAVPVLSARGR
- a CDS encoding LacI family DNA-binding transcriptional regulator, with protein sequence MSVPRPATLADIAAAAGVSISTVSRALRGRGEMAADTRARVRTVAEDLGYPAADRTGGRPRGGTALMIDLVLGTFHDPYADEVTAGARTAASQLGYDLVLTAERDDPREDWPVRIRSRGTAGVILGLILPTRAQRAALASAGIPLVLLDPPSDAALPLPSVRTTDRAGGAEAARHLVERGAERFLVIGGAPSYRYGRARVEGFTETLRALAPQAPLVRTSADWSGRDARKACAAAIGCLDGAGPIGVFACSDEMAAGAYPAIADAGLSIPRDVLVVGFDDVRGARWLQPPLTTIRQPIREMAAAAVRTLTARGNGTVVEHSAIELPTELIARGSTATRPRSRDRAAVTSPSH
- a CDS encoding Gfo/Idh/MocA family protein, yielding MTTTLRVAIIGGGFMGRMHAHAWRTAPRFFDLARSPGVALLVGRDGDRAAAAAARFDVPESTDDWREAIARDDIDVVDICTPGDTHAEIALAALAAGKHVLCEKPLANSVADADRMAAAADVAAARGIVSMCGFSYRRTPALSLARRLVESGRIGRIRHVRAQYLQDWLSDADAPHTWRLDRDRAGSGALGDIGAHSVDTAQWLTGSWITEVSATVRTFVPTRPRLDEQVGLGGRGAADAPRENVTVDDAAAFTATFADGALGVFEATRMATGHRNANRIELNGDRGSLAFDFSAMNELWFYDATLPAGEQGFRRIDVTEPEHPYAGAWWPAGHGLGYEHLFTHQIVDFVDAVTGGSPIAPDFAEAARVQRVLAAVETSAASESRRIPVEGVPS
- a CDS encoding ThuA domain-containing protein, yielding MTGRRALVVRGGWEGHHPVEATDMFLPFLEGEGFAVRVEDSNEIYADRAVMDATDLVLQSVTMSEISRGALNGLRSAVERGTGLAGWHGGIADSYRGSSDYLQLIGGQFATHPSTHPDACRGEESDNFLPHTIEITELGRSHDITAGLADFPLTTEQYWVLSDDLNDVLATTTHPLQPYHPWHRPTTSPAVWTRAWGRGRVFVATPGHSLDVLADPNVRTIIERGLLWASRTA
- a CDS encoding Gfo/Idh/MocA family protein, encoding MGEPHGIGIVGLGVISGQYLETLGTHPGVRIAATADLDTARAAAVAERFPGCRALSVAELVADPEVRTVLNLTVPAAHADVASAAIRSGKNVFGEKPLAATLAAARAVMALPGPGWVGCAPDTVLGTGIQTARALVDAGEIGRPVAAVATWVSPGHEAWHPHPDFYYREGGGPLLDMGPYYLTSLFHLLGPVARVTGASSRPRATRRIASGPRAGEEIPVEVDTHVTGVLEHVDGAVSTVTFSFDAAATDAAPIEVHGETGSLSVPDPNHFAGEVRLRRPADQAWTPVGAQAGYIDAGRGIGLLDFIGGGRRADGAIALHVLEIMTALMDSAAQGRRIDLSTTATRPPLVPLTTPAQWRRTVSG
- a CDS encoding acyl-CoA dehydrogenase family protein — its product is MTSVALPRTIFDESHEEFRDVVRRFVEREVTPHLDAWGAEGRVDRALFRKAAETGLIGITAPEEFGGGGVDDFRFNAIVIEEFARAGASDVSMSISGENDLVAPYFIEFGTPEQNQRWLAPMLAGDKVGAIAMTEPGTGSDLAAITTTALPDGDDLVLNGAKTFISNGLVADFFLVAVRTDPDAGRGGISMLVVDADAPGFTRTGPLKKIGLPAQDTAELSFQDVRVPRGNILGAAGEGFRNMRHNLPIERLSIAVTSMARMRATFEQALAYSIERTAFDQRIADFQANRFYLAELATEIEVTQTFIDRCILDASNHALDEVTAAMAKWWATELHQRVIQRALQLHGGYGFMREYAVARDYMDSRVATIFGGTTEIMKEIIGRRLTR
- a CDS encoding GlcG/HbpS family heme-binding protein — protein: MIDLATVRRAADAALSRAAELGLSVSVVVCDDRGHEVFGCRGDGASWQTVEIARAKAQTAASFGRDSAALGTMREKWPDVFAIANDALPFRATSLAGGLVVIRDGRTLAAVGVSGALPDQDVEIAEAARALF
- a CDS encoding MarR family winged helix-turn-helix transcriptional regulator yields the protein MADLHGALRRYLDARNSSLTAARQTLKVNELDARAILFIADRPGIRPGELRDYLGVTSAGVTTLVDRLVERGIVRRDVDEADRRVTHITLTIDLRSEPWSALTQFDHEFQRALTARNDSDSARFSELLDSLTTEVRSEGS
- a CDS encoding tyrosine-protein phosphatase produces the protein MNGPSGPSSTRLAIDGTYNFREVAPGLLREGVLYRSDALHRLSPAGRAALARLGITRVIDLRSRLDRRLTGADRLRTVGAEYIRIPIGGGARRSDLDTLTLRSVYRTVLDQHGPQVGAAIRAIADADGPVVVHCTAGKDRTGLVTALTLLAIGIDYPHVAADFESSASNLAGEWTAGMVRKARRFRITMTEDLLEVLAGSPEAALAEALTWVEQTHGGVRGYLAHVGVDDAVIARLHTRLDRP